A segment of the Oncorhynchus nerka isolate Pitt River linkage group LG19, Oner_Uvic_2.0, whole genome shotgun sequence genome:
ctagggcctgtaggacctgccttgttgatagtgttgttaagaaggcggAACATCGCTTTATtaaagacagacttctccccatcttagctactactgtatcaatatgttttgaccatgacaagttacaatctagggttactccaagcagtttagtcatctcatcttgctcaatttccacattatttattacaagatttagttgaggtttagggtcaAGTGAGTGTTTTgctccaaatacaatgcttttagttttagaaatattttggGCTAACTTATTACTTGCCACCCGCTCTGAAGcttactgcagctctttgttaagtgttgcaatcatttcagtcgctgtagtagctgacgtgtatagtgttgagtcgtCCGCATACATaaacactctggctttactcaaagtcagtggcatgtcgttagtaaaaattgGAGAAAAAAAGGAAAGGAAAGTAGAACTGTCAGCAGGGCCATTTTTAGGGATTGTTTTCCCATACATAGTGGAGTCAAACGTTTAGAGTCACATTTCCCTATTCCACATGCTAAATGTTTACTGTCCTCATTTTGATGTGTGTCAATAATCTTCTATTATCCAACGGTGAGGGGCAGGGTACGGAGGGGCTTGTAGGGTCTGCTATTGGAATCAATCAAAGGTCATCTTGACATAtatctgtgttctctgtccaGTCCTAGATCTAGATTACATTCTCAAAGAGCTTTATGGAGGCCATTATATCTTCATCCTGGTGAGAGAAATTAAGAGTTAAGGAATTTGTTGTTTTGGACACAATGTCAATTGAACACTACTTATGGCAGTACTGTCCTTAGCTTTTCATATGTTGTGTGCTCCTCTGACATGTTGTGCAGGTTCTGTAAGACAAAACTGACAGAACTTGCTAtctaccaactacaggaatacctGGAATGTTAGCCAGGCAGGTTAAAACCATGCAATAGCCAGCGGCTTGTCCTGGCATTTTTAATATCAGATACATCTGTGTTTACCTTCTGACAGGTCTCTATGAACTCATCGATGGTCACCACCCCGTCTCTGTTCCGATCCATTTTCTGAAAAAGGTGGCCATTAAAGATCTTGTATGATTACATACCGTATACTACTAGCCTCCACAGTGACACAATGTGAAGCTTTAAGGTTGTGGAAATTAGAACCGACCAGAGTTCTCATCAAACAAAAACCAACAATAAAGCCTTAGGACAGAAACAatacaaacagaaggacagaagGTGTTAAACAACATGTAAACTgtcagacatggggagggggggggggttacatgcTGGGGGGTTTATGTACCTGAAAGAACTTGTCCACATGCTCAGATGGGTCATCATCTCGTACACTGGGAGAGGTATACCTGCCCATCATGTCATAGATGGACGTCATTATGGCCAACATCTCCTGTACACAGGTGCACACaatacacgcatgcacacataacacacacatacacacacacagttgcacgtacacacacacagtcatgagtCAGTGCTATGTCTTGCAGTGTTACGTCTAGCAGTAGAACTCTCTCTATGCAACAGACAGGAAAGTTTGAAGGCAAGGCCTTCCACTGTACCTCCTTGGTGATGCAGCCATCCTTGTTGATATCATACAGATTGAAGGCCCACTGGAGCTTCTCTGTTTCTGAACCTCTGAGCAGTACAGATAGGCCAATCACAAAGtcctggaggggagaggaggggggggggttaagCAGGTTATTGGTATGGCTAAGATTGATTGTTCAGGAAGGTTTTATGCGAGAGAAGAAATGACCTTACTTTCAAGGAGCTCTGCTTACCTCAAAACGGATAGAGCCATTTCTGTCCATGTCAAAAGCGTTGAACAGGAAATGTGCATATGTGGTGGCATCTGAGTAGTGATACCAATAATGTAGTTAACATCAGGCAGGCGTACAGTAGATGACAGTTGGTTATTTATTCTCTTTTCACTTTCATCCATTTTGACGGTTGCTCAGGGTGAAATGGGTCAGTCTTTAAAGCATctacagggcattcagaaagaattcagaacccttgacttttttcacattttgttacgttacagcctaattctaaaattgatcaaatattttttaacaccccacaatgacaaagcatttTTTTTCTCGATTTTTTCccctaatttattaaaaataaaaaacagaaatgccttgtgtcttgctatgagactcgaaattgagctcagatgcatcctgtttccattgatcatccttgacatgtttctacaacttgaccacagtccccctgtggtaaattcaattgattggacatgatttggaaaggcacacctgtctatataaggtcccacagttgacagtgtatgtcagagtaaaaaccaagccatgagatcgaaggaattgtccgtagagctcagagacaggaatgtgtcgagacacagatctggggaaggggaccaaaacatttctgcagcattgaaggtccccaataccacagtggcctccatcattcttaaatggaagacgtgtggaaccatcaagacacttcctagagctggccacccggccagaCTGAGCAATCGATGgacaagggccttggtcagggaggtgtccAAGAACCCGAACTctatcactctgacagagctccagagttcctttgtggagatggaagaaccttccagaaggacagccatctctgcagtactccaccaggcctttatggtagagtggccaaatggaaaccaaaaggcacctaaaggactctcagaccatgagaaacaagattcactggtctgatgaaaccaagattgaactctttagcctgaatgccaagcgtcacacctggaggaaacctgggaccatccttacagtgaagcatagtggtggcagcatcatgctgtggggatgtttttcagctgcaccgactgggagactagtcaggattgaggggaaGATGAATGGAGCTAAGTatatagagatccttgatgaaaacctgctccagagcgctcaggacctgagactggggagaatgtttaccttccaacaggacaacgaccctaagcacatagccaaaacaacacaggagtggctttgggacaagtctctgaatgtccttgagtggcctagctggagcccggacttgaatccgatctaacatctctggagagacctgaaaatagctgtgtagcgacgctccccatccaacctgaaagagcttgagaggatctgcagagaagagtgggaaaaattccccaaatacaggtgtaacaagcttgtagcatcatacccaagaagactcgaggctgcaatcgatgtcaaaggtgcttcaacaaagtactgcgtcaatggtcttaatacttatgtaaatgtgatatctgtgttttttaatttttatacATTTCCCAAAATTTCTACAAACCTGCTTTTACTtcatcattatgggttattgtttgtagattgatgaggggaaaacatatctaatacattatagaataaggccgtaaagtaatcaaatgtggaaaaagtcaaggggtctgaatactttccaaatgcactgtatatatcaaTAGATGAGGTTCTGAGTTGTCAGAATCTTGCATCTACTGATCAAATTTTCATTCAAAAACAGTAAGACAATGCCCTATCAAATAACAGTCCATTGAAATAGCCAGCCTGTCCTCAAGGACATgatatagtaaatgtaaatctgtgacactcaaattagtatgatatgttacattggGTATTGTTACTTCAGCCAAAAATGAGGTTGGtcggggaggatgggtgggcataTGATGCAAAACTCTAGCAACCCAAAGGCGTCACGggcaactttagcattttagctaataagcaactttgcaactacttacttcTTCTTAGCTACTTtgtaactacttagcatgttagctaacataACTATTAaccttaacctctaaccctaacacctAGCCTAGCTAACTTGATCTATCTAGCCACCttgctaacattagccacaacaTGTCATACGTATTGCACATATGTAACATATTGCACAAATTGcagttcataacatatcatattaattgtaattcgtaacaattcatatgaaatggatgatggacatccacaaatgaataccaTACAAAACATATCATACTCATTTGAGTGTCACAGATATACATTTGCTATGTGAGGTCTACCCCCGAGTCCAGGTTGAAATTGCTGATGACAGTAGGGGCAGTTAAAAGAGCGTCTCCCACCCATCTGCTATCAACCATGGTGCCTCCCTTGCATCTCTTGAGGGGAGAGAATCCTACCTCCCTGGGGGAAGAACTGTGAATAGATGGTCTTGAACGTCTCCTCATCCACCAGCCCGCTAGGACACTCCTGTtcagagagacatgaaaataTCTTGAATACATTTGTCCTACTTAACTTGTATGCATTGTACGCATTAATGTAGTTAAATATCTGTGCAAAGAGGTGTGTCTAACGGCTTGTAAATGGCTAATatgcaggtaactgccaaaataaaggaaacaccaacataaagtgttttaatagggcgttggtccaccatgagccagaacagcttcaatgcaccttgacaTAGATTCTTATTAGTGTCTGGAACGCTATTGGatggatgtgacaccattcttctgTGAAAAAAtgccatcatttggtgttttgttgatggtggtagaaaacgctgtctcaggcaccgctccagaatctccaatAAGTGTTCAATGGGGTTTAAAACTGGCaactgagatggccatggcatatggtttacataattttcatgctcatcaaatcaTGCAGTAACCACTCGTGCActatggatgggggcattgttatCCTATGGAGGCATATGCATGGCTGCCAGAATAatggccaaaataatggcctgcccatcATTTTTATACAGGACCCTAAGCATGGTTGGATGTTAACTGCtcaattaactcaggaaccacacctgtgtggaagcacctgctttcaatatatgtTGCATCCCTcctttactcaagtgtttccattattttggcagttacctgtatgtctaAAAGGCTTGAAGTGTGTGTAAATATCTGTGTAAATGTATGTAGCTATGTAAGTATGTAAAACA
Coding sequences within it:
- the LOC115147028 gene encoding calsenilin-like, translating into MVLDGMELIAITVVIGLFFVMFKQFGVWEPLSLDESCDCELELSTVRHLPEGLEQLQAQTQFTRKELQSLYRGFKNECPSGLVDEETFKTIYSQFFPQGDATTYAHFLFNAFDMDRNGSIRFEDFVIGLSVLLRGSETEKLQWAFNLYDINKDGCITKEEMLAIMTSIYDMMGRYTSPSVRDDDPSEHVDKFFQKMDRNRDGVVTIDEFIETCQKDEDIMASIKLFENVI